The Diospyros lotus cultivar Yz01 chromosome 15, ASM1463336v1, whole genome shotgun sequence genome has a window encoding:
- the LOC127791445 gene encoding nucleotide-sugar uncharacterized transporter 2 isoform X2, translated as MISICWGEMGLLGLVLGKDARRSIKRKDSDAGETGRALEELRGALYSELRTSEGAKRQQQRMCGPIVAMTFNFMVAVGIILGNKLVMGRVGFNFPISLTLIHYASAWILLAILKAFSLLPVAPPTKTTPFSSLFSLGVVMAFASGLANTSLKHNSVGFYQMAKISVTPTIVLAEFILFRKTISLKKIVALAVVSVGVAVATVTDLEFNLFGACIAVAWIIPSAINKILWSNLQQQANWTALALMWKTTPVTIFFLLALLPWLDPPGVSSFRWNLHNSSAVLTSAALGFLLQWSGALALGATSATSHVVLGQFKTCVILLGGHVLFDSDPGFVSICGAVTALVGMSVYTSLNLRKESQESIPSHLPSQASFSLKPKTTEDKPQQPEVNAAAAAAAASASASNAV; from the exons ATGATCTCAATTTGTTGGGGGGAGATGGGATTGCTGGGTTTGGTCTTGGGGAAAGATGCCAGAAGATCTATCAAGCGGAAAGACAGTGATGCGGGCGAAACAG GGAGAGCATTGGAAGAACTCAGAGGGGCTCTGTATAGTGAGCTCAGAACCTCAGAAGGAGCTAAGCGCCAACAACAACGTATGTGCGGACCAATTGTGGCCATGACCTTCAATTTCATGGTGGCTGTCGGGATAATCCTAGGAAACAAATTA GTAATGGGGAGAGTTGGATTCAATTTCCCAATCTCTCTCACTCTGATCCACTATGCCTCTGCTTGGATCCTACTTGCCATTTTGAAGGCCTTCTCATTGCTTCCAGTCGCTCCCCCTACCAAAACCACTCCTTTctcttcccttttctctttGGGTGTTGTTATGGCCTTTGCCTCTGGCCTTGCCAACACCAGTCTCAAGCATAACAG TGTTGGGTTCTATCAAATGGCTAAAATTTCTGTCACTCCAACCATCGTTCTTGCAGAGTTCATTCTCTTCCGGAAAACCATTTCTCTAAAAAAG ATTGTGGCTCTGGCTGTAGTCTCAGTAGGAGTGGCAGTGGCAACTGTGACAGATCTAGAATTCAATCTCTTTGGGGCTTGCATTGCAGTGGCTTGGATAATTCCAAGCGCCATAAACAAAATCCTTTGGTCCAATCTCCAGCAACAAGCCAATTGGACTGCTCTAGC GCTGATGTGGAAGACAACTCCAGTGACTATCTTCTTCTTGTTAGCATTGTTGCCATGGTTGGACCCTCCGGGAGTCTCATCCTTCAGGTGGAATCTCCACAACTCTTCTGCTGTTTTGACATCAGCAGCCCTCGGCTTTCTCTTGCAGTGGTCTGGAGCTTTAGCACTTGG TGCCACTTCTGCCACTTCCCATGTGGTGCTGGGACAGTTCAAAACCTGTGTGATCCTTCTGGGAGGGCACGTCCTCTTTGATTCAGATCCAGGGTTTGTGAGCATTTGTGGTGCTGTCACAGCCCTTGTTGGAATGTCAGTTTACACATCCCTAAACTTGAGAAAGGAATCTCAAGAGTCCATTCCCAGCCACCTTCCAAGCCAGGCTTCATTCTCTTTGAAACCCAAAACCACTGAAGACAAGCCACAACAGCCAGAGGTCAAtgctgccgccgccgccgccgccgcctccgcctccgcctccaATGCTGTTTGA
- the LOC127791445 gene encoding nucleotide-sugar uncharacterized transporter 2 isoform X1: MISICWGEMGLLGLVLGKDARRSIKRKDSDAGETGFFGRALEELRGALYSELRTSEGAKRQQQRMCGPIVAMTFNFMVAVGIILGNKLVMGRVGFNFPISLTLIHYASAWILLAILKAFSLLPVAPPTKTTPFSSLFSLGVVMAFASGLANTSLKHNSVGFYQMAKISVTPTIVLAEFILFRKTISLKKIVALAVVSVGVAVATVTDLEFNLFGACIAVAWIIPSAINKILWSNLQQQANWTALALMWKTTPVTIFFLLALLPWLDPPGVSSFRWNLHNSSAVLTSAALGFLLQWSGALALGATSATSHVVLGQFKTCVILLGGHVLFDSDPGFVSICGAVTALVGMSVYTSLNLRKESQESIPSHLPSQASFSLKPKTTEDKPQQPEVNAAAAAAAASASASNAV, translated from the exons ATGATCTCAATTTGTTGGGGGGAGATGGGATTGCTGGGTTTGGTCTTGGGGAAAGATGCCAGAAGATCTATCAAGCGGAAAGACAGTGATGCGGGCGAAACAGGTTTCTTTG GGAGAGCATTGGAAGAACTCAGAGGGGCTCTGTATAGTGAGCTCAGAACCTCAGAAGGAGCTAAGCGCCAACAACAACGTATGTGCGGACCAATTGTGGCCATGACCTTCAATTTCATGGTGGCTGTCGGGATAATCCTAGGAAACAAATTA GTAATGGGGAGAGTTGGATTCAATTTCCCAATCTCTCTCACTCTGATCCACTATGCCTCTGCTTGGATCCTACTTGCCATTTTGAAGGCCTTCTCATTGCTTCCAGTCGCTCCCCCTACCAAAACCACTCCTTTctcttcccttttctctttGGGTGTTGTTATGGCCTTTGCCTCTGGCCTTGCCAACACCAGTCTCAAGCATAACAG TGTTGGGTTCTATCAAATGGCTAAAATTTCTGTCACTCCAACCATCGTTCTTGCAGAGTTCATTCTCTTCCGGAAAACCATTTCTCTAAAAAAG ATTGTGGCTCTGGCTGTAGTCTCAGTAGGAGTGGCAGTGGCAACTGTGACAGATCTAGAATTCAATCTCTTTGGGGCTTGCATTGCAGTGGCTTGGATAATTCCAAGCGCCATAAACAAAATCCTTTGGTCCAATCTCCAGCAACAAGCCAATTGGACTGCTCTAGC GCTGATGTGGAAGACAACTCCAGTGACTATCTTCTTCTTGTTAGCATTGTTGCCATGGTTGGACCCTCCGGGAGTCTCATCCTTCAGGTGGAATCTCCACAACTCTTCTGCTGTTTTGACATCAGCAGCCCTCGGCTTTCTCTTGCAGTGGTCTGGAGCTTTAGCACTTGG TGCCACTTCTGCCACTTCCCATGTGGTGCTGGGACAGTTCAAAACCTGTGTGATCCTTCTGGGAGGGCACGTCCTCTTTGATTCAGATCCAGGGTTTGTGAGCATTTGTGGTGCTGTCACAGCCCTTGTTGGAATGTCAGTTTACACATCCCTAAACTTGAGAAAGGAATCTCAAGAGTCCATTCCCAGCCACCTTCCAAGCCAGGCTTCATTCTCTTTGAAACCCAAAACCACTGAAGACAAGCCACAACAGCCAGAGGTCAAtgctgccgccgccgccgccgccgcctccgcctccgcctccaATGCTGTTTGA